Genomic DNA from Gimesia aquarii:
TAACAATACGCCCACACGCTCCGTCGACCAGAGAAAATAGCGGGCTGAAGAAGTACTGATTCCTGCGGCATACTTACCGGCCATTTCCAGTCCTTTGGCAAAAATCGGATCGGAGATCAACGTTTCTCCTTCCTTTTGAGTTTCTGCTCTGGACTCTCCTTCTTCCTCTTCCTGTTTTTGCATAGATTTAATTTTGGAAGCGCGAGCTACTGTCAGACAAAATAACCCTGCGAGCGTCATTGAATTCCTGGAAGGTTCTGCCTTTTCTTCAGTGGGAAGACGATAGGACCACCCACCATCTTCGTTTTGAGTTTCAACAAAACGTCTGGCAACCCCGATCATCGATTCTTCGATATCAATATTGGATCGGGAGGCAGTCCATAAACCTAACACAGCAAACTGAGTACAACTATTATCTCCCGGTGACGTCCCCAGTTTGGGACGTGCTCTCGGATTATTAAGAGTACTTGATGCGACTATCGGACAAGAATAGCTCCAACCTCCCGTCGTTGTCTGACCGGCAATCAGACGCGCTGCATACCTTCGAATCATCGTCTTGTCTTCCCGGTCGCCGATACGGGAAAGTAATAATGTTGCCAGTGCGAGATCGTATGTCGATTTTAGTTTTTCTGACTCTTTAAGAATAAATAGTCTGCCTTTTTGGATAAGTGGATCATTGACTGGTACCCCGTTCTCCAGCAAAGCAAGCGTACAAAGCGCAGTAATTCCGACCGGATGTCCTTCATATTCCCAGCTTCCATCATCTTGCTGCTGTGACTTTAGGAACTCCACACCTTTTAAGCGAGACTCAGTCACTTCTTGGGCTGTTTGTGCCTGCACTCCAGAAGTCAGCACGACCAGTGAGATGACAATCATCAAAAGAGATACGATGTTTTTTAAAGCGCGTCGTAACATTAAAATCTACTCCAGGCGAAAACGAACAGACCTTTTGATCTCGAATTCTTAAATACTAATTTACCTATTGTAAATATGAGGTTTAGTAAAGAAAACGCAAAAAACTGTTAATTTAGATAAAAGTACTACCTAATAGTTGTGGTCGGGCTAATTTATTTGGCTGCTTTGCGGGCTTGCTTTGTCAACTCAACAATTTTGGAGACCACACGTTTTTCCACGGAACCAGTAAAGGGACCAGGATACGAGGTATAAGTCATAGCCCCACCTCCTTCATAGCCTCCCTCTTTCAAAACGCGAAGGCTTGGTAGATACCCAAATACATTATTGGAATAGCCGGCAACCCAAATGATTGGTTCGACATTCTCGACAGCCACCAAATCTGTCTTCAGATCTTTTTGCAGACGAAGTGAGTAATCTACGACTGTTTCACCACAAATCGCGACCAATGTTAAATCTGATCCAAATTGTATGACCTGTAAGGGAAATGCATAGCGTGTTTGAATCCCTCCACGCTCTTCTAGCTGGGCTAATAGACGATCTGCGTGACTCTTTTCATATTTATTTCCCCGTTCCTTCTGTTTCAGCAGTTCTTCACGAGTGGGAGGAGTCGCAAATTCCAGTACCACATCATCCATAGCCACTCCCAACGGGCCATGAATCGTTCGTGGTTGACGCACAGACAAAGCCACCTCAACTGCATTTGCAAGCGCTCGTCCATGTTGTTTGGCCAAATCTAAAGTTCGACGCGGGTAGGGATTTTGATCGCCACCACAACCCATCATAAATAAAGCCACCATCCCCGGATGATCAGCTTCGAGATACTCCTGAGCGAAGCCTGCATAATCACCACAAAACTGATAAAAACTGAGTGTCGTATTATGACACGCATATCCAAAAAGCGCTGCCATAATTGAACCATCAGTCCGTCTGACACTCAATACTGGTACTCGTTGATCGACGGGCCCTTGAGGATGGGGGCTATTTCTCACTCCTTTAGAAGTTGGCAAACGTCGATTCATAGCGAATCCTGCTCGACCATACGAATAATTCAAAGTGACTGGTTCAAGATTTGGTAACGTTTTACCTATGGTTGCGATGATTTTCTTGACTAAAGCTTGAGTATATTCTCGTGCTTCAGCCCCACGATCCCCTCCCAAACCTCGACGTGTTGCTTTTCCTTCACGCAATTCGGGACCGCAGTGTGTATGAGAAGCATTCATCAATAAAGCTGCCGCAGGGACTTTGAATTCGGACTCTAACCGAGCTGCGATAGGATCCCTTAACGCGGGTGTAATTCCAATCAGATCCGTAGTAACAATTACCATTTTTTGCCCGTTCATATCTTCAATAATCAGGACTTTAGCAAAAAGGTCATGAACTTTGCCTTCAGAGGGTTTATTACGGGCGGCATACCCTGACATCCACATCGATTTTTCGGGTGTAATCACAACAGATGTCGCGGCTGCCCGCCACTCGGTTTTCTGTGTTGACTCAGCAGACTGTAACAGGTCCTGAGTACCAAAGAAACAACCAGTGATCAGGACAACAACAGTCAATCGTCTCCAAAACCTTTTCATAAGATCCCCCCCAGGGTCGTTCACTTAAGCGAATTTTATACATCTATTTTTTTACAAACAGAACATTCGGATCGACGCAAAATACGATTACGACGGAATGTCATATCACGTAAATCAAACATTAATAACTGGTTTGTCAGGGGTTGCCCCAAACCAGAAAGCAGCTTAATGGCCTCCATCGCAGCCATACAACCCACTGTTCCTGAAACAGCACCAAAGACTGGAAACTCTCGTTTCCAAGCCGGTGGATCATCTGGATACAAACATGCTAAACATCCTGTTTGGCCAGGCACAAATGTTGTCAGTTGTGCTTCCAAGTCATACATGGCACATTCTATCAATGGCTTATTTTGTATCACTGATTGCTGATTCATCGCATAGCGTTCAGGGAACAGGGGGGCACAATCTACGATCAAGTCTACTTGATCAACGATTTCCTCTGCATTCTTTTCAGAAATATTCTCCGGAATCGCTTCGACTTCTAAACGAGGATTCAGTTCTTTCAGCCGTCGTTCCGCCGATTCGACGCGTGGTTTCCCTAACCAGTCATGCGTCATTAACAATTGGCGATTTAAATCGCTCGGCTTTACATTTCCCGCATGAGCAATAACTAATTTACCCACTCCTGCTGCTGCTAACTCATATGCGACCACACTTCCCAAGCCTCCACAACGTGAGACGAGAACTGATGAGTTCTTTAATTTTTCCTGACCAAGTTCACCAAATCCCGGTACCCAGATTTGCCATTCGTATACTGCTCGCTCTTCATCTGTCAGGGGAGAGAAACCAGACATTGCATCTCCAATCGCGCCTTATGAATTAAGTGATGAAAACAGGTTTATGATTAACCGCCTGAAATTGGTGAAAGGATTGTTACGACCTGATCAGGTTGTAAAGTCAATGATTCACTCCATAATACCTGCTGGTCGGCAACAAATAACAGAATCGATGGATGGAGTTCTCCGGAATCAGGGAACAACATTGATTTCAGATTTGATTCATGTTTTTCTGAAACTTGTTTGACAAGCTCCTGCAAAGTACATCCATCCTTTACTTGAAAGTCTTCGCGACTCTGTCCAACAGCTTTTTTAACTTGTGCCGTGTATTCCACAACAATGTTCATCTTAATCAGCTTTCAATTCGGCAAATTCTCTGGGGCAGGATTCGATTGCTGATGCTGTTTAGTAGTGAGTTCCGATAACTCACCTATGTTTTGAGACGAAAGGTGTTGAATCACACCATCAGCAAGTTGTAACTTAAGATCTCCTAATCGATCAGACTCAGATAAATTGTGAGTAATATGCAGTGTTGTCACACGCGTCATATGTTGAACATCATTGAGTAGCTTACACATTTCCGCACGTGTTGATTCATCTAATGCGCTTAATGGCTCATCGAGACACAATATCGCAGGCTTAGGAGCAAGTGCGCGTCCGAGTGAAACGCGTTGTGTTTCTCCTCCACTTAAACCCACTGGGGTACGATTCAACAATTGAGTAATACCTAATAGACTTGCCA
This window encodes:
- a CDS encoding neutral/alkaline non-lysosomal ceramidase N-terminal domain-containing protein; the encoded protein is MKRFWRRLTVVVLITGCFFGTQDLLQSAESTQKTEWRAAATSVVITPEKSMWMSGYAARNKPSEGKVHDLFAKVLIIEDMNGQKMVIVTTDLIGITPALRDPIAARLESEFKVPAAALLMNASHTHCGPELREGKATRRGLGGDRGAEAREYTQALVKKIIATIGKTLPNLEPVTLNYSYGRAGFAMNRRLPTSKGVRNSPHPQGPVDQRVPVLSVRRTDGSIMAALFGYACHNTTLSFYQFCGDYAGFAQEYLEADHPGMVALFMMGCGGDQNPYPRRTLDLAKQHGRALANAVEVALSVRQPRTIHGPLGVAMDDVVLEFATPPTREELLKQKERGNKYEKSHADRLLAQLEERGGIQTRYAFPLQVIQFGSDLTLVAICGETVVDYSLRLQKDLKTDLVAVENVEPIIWVAGYSNNVFGYLPSLRVLKEGGYEGGGAMTYTSYPGPFTGSVEKRVVSKIVELTKQARKAAK
- a CDS encoding HesA/MoeB/ThiF family protein — protein: MSGFSPLTDEERAVYEWQIWVPGFGELGQEKLKNSSVLVSRCGGLGSVVAYELAAAGVGKLVIAHAGNVKPSDLNRQLLMTHDWLGKPRVESAERRLKELNPRLEVEAIPENISEKNAEEIVDQVDLIVDCAPLFPERYAMNQQSVIQNKPLIECAMYDLEAQLTTFVPGQTGCLACLYPDDPPAWKREFPVFGAVSGTVGCMAAMEAIKLLSGLGQPLTNQLLMFDLRDMTFRRNRILRRSECSVCKKIDV
- a CDS encoding MoaD/ThiS family protein; translated protein: MNIVVEYTAQVKKAVGQSREDFQVKDGCTLQELVKQVSEKHESNLKSMLFPDSGELHPSILLFVADQQVLWSESLTLQPDQVVTILSPISGG
- a CDS encoding ABC transporter ATP-binding protein — its product is MIRVDKLCVQVGDFNLKDISFEVPHGKYAVLMGKTGCGKTTILETICGLKKVISGTIHLNGKLVTHAKPAEREIGYVPQDGVLFHTMTVRDNLAFALELRKWSKQKIDDRVEELASLLGITQLLNRTPVGLSGGETQRVSLGRALAPKPAILCLDEPLSALDESTRAEMCKLLNDVQHMTRVTTLHITHNLSESDRLGDLKLQLADGVIQHLSSQNIGELSELTTKQHQQSNPAPENLPN